Proteins from a genomic interval of Corallincola holothuriorum:
- a CDS encoding VOC family protein, whose product MIRLEHINLVVPDLKAALAFYQVAFPHWHIRGGGEAEWYGTPREWLHFGDENNYITLNDKGTGENRELTGLSTGLAHFAFVVDDIDGMIARLEAAGYPVAKQGADEPYRKNVYFIDPAGFEVEFVQYLSDIPDERNRYS is encoded by the coding sequence ATGATCAGATTAGAACATATCAACCTAGTCGTACCGGATCTAAAAGCGGCACTGGCTTTCTATCAAGTCGCCTTTCCCCACTGGCATATAAGGGGGGGCGGTGAAGCTGAGTGGTATGGCACTCCCAGAGAGTGGCTGCACTTTGGCGATGAAAACAATTACATCACACTCAATGACAAGGGCACGGGTGAAAACAGGGAATTAACGGGCCTGAGCACAGGACTCGCCCACTTCGCCTTTGTCGTAGATGACATTGACGGCATGATCGCCCGTCTAGAAGCTGCGGGATACCCGGTTGCGAAACAGGGGGCAGATGAGCCCTATCGAAAAAATGTCTACTTTATCGATCCGGCCGGATTTGAAGTGGAGTTCGTGCAGTATTTAAGTGATATACCGGATGAAAGAAATCGCTATAGTTAA
- a CDS encoding class I SAM-dependent methyltransferase, producing the protein MSLRVSYNTHEFEDIDIHLRTLRDNQQFEDNDGIAEKLGISSATWPLFGIVWPSAQVLAHYLYDFDFANKRILEVGCGIGLSSLLLNHLNADITATDYHPEVESFMLKNTQLNDDPKIPFVRTGWADEVTELGTFDLIVGSDLLYEDEHIEMLAGFIDQHCKAQCEIILVDPGRGRHAKFSKKMATLGFSFEMSKPREQTYLDKPFKGVVLRYSR; encoded by the coding sequence ATGAGTTTACGCGTCAGCTACAACACCCATGAATTTGAAGATATCGATATTCATCTGCGTACATTACGCGACAATCAACAGTTTGAAGACAACGATGGTATTGCCGAAAAGTTAGGGATATCTTCCGCCACATGGCCACTGTTTGGTATCGTCTGGCCCTCTGCTCAGGTTTTAGCCCATTACCTGTATGACTTTGACTTTGCGAACAAACGCATCTTAGAAGTCGGCTGTGGTATCGGCCTTAGCAGCTTACTACTCAATCACCTGAATGCAGACATCACCGCAACAGATTATCACCCCGAAGTTGAAAGCTTTATGCTGAAAAACACCCAGTTAAATGATGATCCTAAGATCCCATTTGTTCGCACTGGCTGGGCTGATGAGGTCACCGAATTAGGCACTTTCGATCTCATCGTTGGTAGTGATCTGTTGTATGAAGATGAACATATCGAAATGCTCGCAGGTTTTATCGACCAACACTGTAAAGCACAGTGCGAGATCATATTGGTTGATCCTGGCCGTGGTCGTCATGCCAAGTTCAGTAAGAAGATGGCGACATTAGGTTTCTCTTTCGAGATGAGTAAGCCACGAGAGCAGACCTACCTCGATAAACCATTTAAAGGCGTGGTACTGCGTTACTCACGGTAA
- a CDS encoding alpha-amylase family glycosyl hydrolase, translating to MSVSALASAPDTSAWYRQATGYHIWIKSFADSNDEDQVGDIQGIIDRFDYLNDGDPDSGGDLGIDLILLSPFYLSERTSDDPMDNIHGYDVLDYYTVNPRFGDEKTLKSLLELAHQRGVKVLFDFVPGYTSIKHPWFIDSAAGGQKRNWYVWQDQPSNDWQAAWGGGQWHDVWKPHGDRYFYTYFQSAEIADLNLHNPYVRAEMEKVLKYWLDFGFDGARVDGAPYLIEDGPGLQADRAGTFKLLQDYRSIADSYSPAKVLLAETWRPREQVGNYFGDGSNQIHLGLDFNWAWAVTEVVDNIAPDAVADLKRYQRQNFPSGYQMATFLSNHDSYLPRPLTRYEGNANKAFIAAALQILGQGTPMIFYGNELGLKGKPKPDAELRALFNWQDVERQTAKPHSLLSGYRDLLQIRHQYQAITHGSELPVVTRQYGVSSFMRLYQGTGVVILINASSSEQQATLDLMPFFKSAESESLSEDWAHLSLLLGKVKIPAVIDSVTASKVEVARIPPNSVTVLYLGAEPQKLIDGYYPNVVAPTTLPNIQAPALTSLFLRGSMNDWGASLPMSRGDDGLWTIVTQLSHGRYEYKFEVSGQSSWGLNWGDNENDQRGEVDGSNIRLQLAESGCYQFWFDEVTRRYGFQLAEGCD from the coding sequence GTGTCTGTGAGTGCGTTGGCGTCAGCTCCTGACACCAGTGCGTGGTACCGACAGGCAACTGGCTACCATATTTGGATTAAGTCTTTTGCTGACTCTAATGATGAAGATCAGGTTGGCGATATTCAGGGGATTATCGATCGCTTTGACTATCTTAATGACGGCGACCCTGACAGCGGTGGTGATCTGGGAATAGATCTGATCCTTCTCTCTCCGTTTTACCTCTCTGAACGAACGTCAGATGATCCGATGGATAATATTCACGGTTATGATGTACTGGATTACTACACTGTGAATCCGCGCTTCGGTGATGAGAAAACGCTTAAATCTTTGCTGGAGCTTGCCCATCAACGCGGCGTAAAGGTGCTGTTTGATTTTGTGCCGGGCTACACTTCGATTAAGCATCCTTGGTTTATTGATTCAGCGGCAGGCGGGCAGAAGCGCAATTGGTATGTCTGGCAGGATCAACCTAGCAATGATTGGCAAGCGGCTTGGGGTGGTGGGCAGTGGCATGACGTCTGGAAGCCCCATGGTGACCGCTATTTTTATACCTACTTTCAAAGTGCAGAGATCGCGGATCTTAACCTACACAACCCCTATGTCCGTGCTGAAATGGAGAAGGTGCTGAAGTATTGGTTGGATTTTGGCTTTGATGGCGCGCGAGTTGATGGTGCCCCCTACCTTATTGAAGATGGCCCAGGTTTACAGGCCGATAGAGCCGGTACATTTAAGCTATTACAAGATTACCGCAGCATTGCTGACAGTTATTCGCCAGCCAAAGTATTACTCGCTGAGACATGGCGTCCACGTGAACAGGTCGGCAACTATTTTGGTGATGGCAGTAATCAGATCCACCTTGGTTTAGATTTTAACTGGGCTTGGGCGGTAACAGAGGTGGTTGATAATATAGCACCTGATGCGGTCGCCGATCTTAAACGCTATCAGCGTCAGAATTTCCCTTCTGGCTATCAGATGGCAACGTTCCTTAGTAATCATGATAGCTATCTCCCCCGTCCTCTGACTCGCTATGAAGGGAACGCCAATAAAGCCTTTATTGCTGCTGCACTGCAGATCTTAGGGCAGGGAACACCGATGATTTTCTATGGCAATGAATTAGGGCTGAAAGGTAAACCTAAGCCAGATGCGGAGCTACGTGCATTGTTTAATTGGCAGGATGTGGAAAGACAAACGGCTAAGCCGCATTCACTGCTTAGTGGCTATCGTGATCTGTTGCAGATCCGCCACCAATATCAGGCTATCACCCATGGTTCCGAACTGCCTGTTGTCACGCGGCAATATGGTGTCAGTAGTTTTATGCGCCTATATCAGGGCACGGGTGTTGTGATTTTGATAAACGCCAGCAGTAGTGAGCAACAGGCAACCTTGGATTTAATGCCGTTTTTTAAATCTGCTGAGAGTGAGTCATTGTCTGAAGATTGGGCTCACCTATCGCTACTATTGGGTAAGGTTAAGATCCCTGCGGTTATTGATAGCGTCACCGCAAGTAAAGTTGAAGTGGCAAGGATCCCACCAAATAGCGTCACTGTGCTCTATTTGGGCGCGGAACCTCAGAAATTGATCGACGGGTATTACCCTAATGTCGTGGCGCCGACGACGTTACCTAATATTCAAGCGCCCGCTTTAACGTCCCTTTTTTTGCGGGGCAGTATGAATGATTGGGGCGCCAGTTTGCCAATGAGTCGCGGGGATGATGGCCTTTGGACCATCGTCACTCAGCTGAGCCATGGCCGTTACGAATATAAATTTGAAGTCAGTGGTCAATCGTCATGGGGCTTAAACTGGGGCGATAATGAAAACGACCAGCGTGGCGAAGTTGACGGCAGTAATATCCGTTTGCAGTTAGCCGAATCGGGCTGTTATCAGTTCTGGTTTGATGAGGTGACACGCCGGTATGGCTTCCAGTTGGCTGAAGGGTGTGATTAA
- a CDS encoding spondin domain-containing protein: MLKNTKRVLLTAMVSAIGWSGAANATYVKVEVSSLFADGGLAITPVWMGFHDGSFDSFDAGSAASAELQALAENGDTSGISASFTASHADGVQGTLAAFGGMAPVFEPGESATSDVFEVDAASSGYFSFLSMLIPTNDGFIGNDDAMAYSLFDMMGEFQDLDILVLGSSVWDSGTELNRGFGSPFLVGADGEARQDENGVVGFHTGLDVLPGGLAIIGGSTPTGYTIDEMAADFTQQGFEVARIQIREVPDPAIIGVFALSAFGVAALRRKRGQTL; this comes from the coding sequence ATGCTTAAGAATACAAAGAGAGTTTTATTGACTGCGATGGTGAGCGCCATCGGTTGGTCAGGCGCTGCCAATGCAACGTATGTAAAAGTGGAAGTTAGCAGCTTGTTTGCTGACGGTGGATTGGCAATTACGCCAGTTTGGATGGGTTTTCACGATGGCAGTTTCGACAGCTTTGATGCGGGTTCCGCGGCTTCTGCTGAGCTGCAGGCGTTGGCTGAAAATGGTGATACATCTGGTATATCCGCGTCATTTACTGCCTCTCATGCCGATGGGGTGCAAGGTACGTTGGCGGCCTTTGGTGGTATGGCACCCGTTTTTGAGCCTGGGGAGAGTGCTACTTCGGATGTGTTTGAAGTGGATGCCGCTAGCAGTGGCTATTTCAGCTTTCTATCTATGCTTATTCCTACCAATGATGGTTTTATCGGCAACGACGATGCCATGGCTTACTCGCTGTTTGACATGATGGGTGAGTTTCAGGATTTGGATATTCTGGTATTGGGGTCATCTGTTTGGGATTCCGGCACAGAGCTTAATCGTGGCTTTGGTTCGCCCTTTTTAGTGGGGGCTGATGGCGAGGCTCGGCAGGATGAAAATGGCGTTGTTGGTTTTCATACCGGCCTGGATGTACTTCCCGGCGGCTTAGCGATTATTGGCGGATCAACACCTACCGGTTATACCATCGACGAGATGGCTGCTGACTTTACCCAACAGGGCTTTGAAGTGGCGAGGATCCAGATCCGTGAAGTGCCTGACCCGGCTATTATCGGCGTATTCGCGCTCAGTGCCTTTGGTGTAGCAGCACTGCGCCGGAAGCGAGGCCAGACTTTGTAG
- a CDS encoding CBS domain-containing protein — translation MFYIYSPQGRIFSGTLEMLKKVESVSDSAKGEVRQEFMLQQEIEASVRQNMTPAETQEEEKPYQAPEGLITKYNQVLKSQGQREPVYHVYQVMSRPVISVTPDFSIERLFQTFEQYPYKLFPVVTGNQLIAAISRAQLYHLMLTNPEAAYRESTLAMLLDTGEQQVLTADPVTDIRRAARVMLEEKLEALPVVDSSGQVQGIISRTDILHCVVKDPPLSIWT, via the coding sequence ATGTTTTATATCTACTCTCCCCAAGGACGTATATTCTCCGGCACCCTCGAGATGCTCAAAAAGGTGGAATCGGTCAGTGATAGCGCTAAGGGGGAAGTGCGTCAGGAGTTCATGTTGCAACAAGAGATTGAAGCATCGGTTCGCCAAAACATGACACCTGCAGAAACGCAGGAAGAGGAGAAGCCTTACCAAGCACCAGAAGGCCTGATAACAAAGTACAACCAGGTCTTAAAGTCACAGGGGCAGCGAGAGCCGGTATACCATGTTTACCAAGTAATGAGCCGTCCTGTGATTAGCGTAACGCCAGATTTTTCTATCGAACGTCTGTTTCAAACCTTTGAACAGTATCCCTACAAGTTGTTTCCCGTAGTAACAGGTAACCAACTGATCGCCGCCATATCAAGAGCACAACTGTACCACCTCATGTTAACTAACCCCGAGGCAGCATACCGTGAATCGACCCTAGCTATGCTTCTCGACACGGGGGAACAACAAGTGCTTACCGCAGATCCGGTGACCGATATCCGGCGAGCAGCGCGGGTGATGTTAGAAGAAAAGCTCGAAGCCCTACCCGTTGTAGATTCATCAGGGCAAGTACAAGGCATCATATCGCGAACCGATATATTGCATTGCGTAGTAAAAGATCCACCGCTGTCGATCTGGACCTAG
- a CDS encoding ABC transporter transmembrane domain-containing protein → MLDRVTSRPFPLIKQAKGFSQAALASVVINILSLALPLTMLQIFDRILPNQSLGTATVLVVSVAIAILLETLLRFARSWVLAASASHFELSATINTSQALMDADYQQIEQLGTGRIFSGLSSIATVRDLYSGQAALAIMDFPFVVIFLVLVAYIGGVLVFIPLAVWLVVGLIVWLLGKKLYQVTNTVALSDSQRTRMLMHVLIGISTAKALALETKLASKYRELNHQRLAQQQQVDWLASRLQEIIQGASQGTTLLLVLVGCLAVLNGELTSGGLAACSILAGRAVAPLSAIISLRSRLVAAKSAMTSVDTIVNLPSSHFTGTHTYQAKLPAPFIKLCQLSAKRVCAHLDHVSLTIPANRLTVVRSDPLTHASLLLTTIGGLQKPCEGDIYFNEIPQYHHNQNEFSQSVLYVSSWPPLFDGSLIDNMTMFNPELAPEAMKLADDLGLTTTISRLNNGYQTPVGEGADTRLSQGAIKLIAMVRALVQKPSLLLLDEPLVSLDIDGQNRLVTLLKQMTPEMTIVASSHNPSLIVQCDAQIEIGSSGHAHLSQQEGA, encoded by the coding sequence ATGCTGGATCGGGTAACCTCCAGACCTTTTCCACTTATTAAACAGGCAAAAGGGTTTTCTCAAGCGGCTCTAGCGTCTGTCGTTATTAACATTCTGTCACTGGCCCTACCACTGACTATGTTGCAAATATTCGATCGCATTCTTCCCAACCAAAGCTTAGGTACAGCAACAGTACTGGTGGTTAGTGTGGCCATTGCGATCCTGTTGGAAACCCTACTTCGATTCGCTCGAAGTTGGGTACTTGCCGCTTCAGCAAGTCACTTTGAACTGTCTGCCACCATAAATACATCGCAAGCGTTAATGGATGCCGATTACCAACAGATCGAGCAATTAGGTACAGGGAGAATCTTTAGCGGACTTTCGAGCATTGCCACGGTAAGAGATCTCTATTCTGGACAAGCAGCGCTAGCCATCATGGATTTTCCATTTGTAGTTATTTTTCTCGTGCTTGTAGCCTATATCGGTGGCGTACTTGTTTTTATTCCGCTAGCGGTATGGTTGGTGGTGGGGCTAATTGTTTGGTTACTTGGTAAGAAGCTCTATCAAGTAACAAATACTGTAGCATTAAGTGATAGCCAACGGACACGCATGTTGATGCATGTGTTAATTGGAATTAGCACGGCGAAAGCACTGGCTTTGGAAACCAAACTCGCAAGTAAGTATCGCGAATTAAATCATCAACGGTTAGCACAACAACAGCAGGTAGACTGGCTCGCTTCTCGCTTGCAAGAAATCATTCAAGGTGCATCACAAGGCACAACCTTACTGTTAGTGTTAGTTGGGTGCTTAGCAGTGCTTAATGGTGAATTGACGTCAGGTGGTCTCGCAGCGTGTTCGATATTAGCTGGTCGAGCAGTTGCTCCTCTCAGTGCAATCATTAGCCTTCGTTCACGTTTGGTTGCAGCGAAATCAGCCATGACGAGCGTCGATACGATCGTTAACTTACCCAGTAGTCACTTCACAGGTACACATACCTATCAGGCAAAACTACCCGCTCCGTTCATTAAGCTCTGTCAACTATCAGCAAAAAGGGTATGTGCTCATCTGGACCATGTATCACTCACTATCCCTGCAAATAGACTAACCGTCGTGCGTTCAGACCCCCTTACCCACGCGAGTCTGTTACTAACGACGATAGGTGGCTTGCAAAAACCCTGTGAAGGAGATATCTACTTCAACGAAATACCCCAGTACCATCACAACCAAAATGAGTTTTCTCAGTCGGTACTTTACGTTAGCAGCTGGCCCCCACTATTTGATGGCTCGTTAATCGACAACATGACCATGTTCAATCCAGAACTGGCACCAGAAGCAATGAAACTAGCGGATGACTTAGGCCTAACCACCACCATTTCAAGGTTAAATAATGGTTATCAAACACCCGTCGGAGAAGGCGCGGATACTCGTCTAAGCCAAGGCGCGATAAAGCTAATCGCCATGGTTCGAGCATTGGTACAAAAGCCTTCGTTATTACTACTGGACGAGCCACTAGTGTCGTTGGATATCGATGGCCAAAATAGATTAGTGACGCTCTTAAAACAGATGACGCCAGAAATGACGATTGTTGCAAGCAGCCACAACCCATCACTGATCGTCCAATGCGATGCTCAGATCGAAATTGGCTCCTCAGGTCATGCTCATTTGTCCCAACAGGAGGGAGCATGA
- a CDS encoding peptidase domain-containing ABC transporter, with protein sequence MMNTQHSDLHQSLVGLFQQLGMYAQANKIATDPQLHFLDTIGFNRQLDRYDIDFSVLPADHKKMMCAIHPFVVIPSDSQAFVARRKDERLEQLAADQTWQPLTNITSMAGAHMVLIEHLPGQRGEQSRFTQELDKRRKWYRPVFWLSLLASITGLTVPLFTMAVYDKVIGGQAPAELPGIAMGAILALAILVVCRIVRAAILCSVSNRMARDLSDMTFSRLLHMPLMVLGRVGISNHIARLRNAERVRMLFSGPGGAGLIDIPFTLIALFTIVLLSGWLVVVPVGMLGLYYLIARGLQKYAQRASPTLSTKHQNSINELTKQLLALKTSGNYSGWIERFIRQTRINCQQNFAYAKRNGLNQAVSHGLSLMTALVTVFTGIFLVLDQSITAGALIASTMLIWRITGPAQLAFASLPKMAMLKSASQQFDNFMKVKTENNELRLEIPDSSGPPSLKFQHVTLRFSATQEPVLSSIDFEICPGEVAVVIGPNQAGKSTLLQAALGVIEPQSGFITINDRNLTQYDPTNFRHWAGYAPAQPDLFPGTLADNLRISRPEATEEELQQALLEAGAATLLDTLGGSLNQDLFEQGYSTLTAIEGSYISLARALLKRSPLLLLDEPIANQNPRARRQFVHTLEQLKGRHTVLFSSHDPELIKHADKVLVLDKGCLVYAGPQPQSQPVQEA encoded by the coding sequence ATGATGAATACTCAACATTCTGACTTACACCAGTCATTGGTCGGTTTATTTCAACAGCTAGGTATGTATGCTCAAGCCAATAAAATAGCCACAGATCCTCAACTCCATTTTTTGGATACTATTGGATTTAATCGTCAATTAGACAGGTACGATATAGATTTTTCAGTGTTGCCTGCAGACCACAAAAAGATGATGTGTGCGATACACCCGTTCGTGGTTATTCCAAGTGACTCACAAGCGTTTGTCGCGCGGCGAAAGGATGAGCGTTTAGAGCAATTGGCTGCCGACCAGACATGGCAACCATTAACCAATATCACCTCAATGGCTGGCGCCCATATGGTGTTAATTGAACATCTGCCAGGGCAAAGAGGAGAACAGAGTAGATTTACCCAAGAGCTAGATAAACGCCGAAAATGGTACCGCCCTGTATTTTGGTTAAGCCTCCTTGCAAGTATTACCGGATTAACAGTCCCCCTGTTTACTATGGCTGTGTACGACAAAGTTATTGGTGGTCAGGCACCCGCAGAACTACCAGGGATCGCAATGGGGGCCATACTGGCACTGGCGATACTCGTTGTCTGTCGCATTGTACGCGCAGCCATTCTTTGTTCTGTCAGTAACCGTATGGCACGTGATCTTTCTGACATGACATTTAGCCGCTTATTACATATGCCGCTAATGGTATTAGGCCGTGTCGGGATATCCAATCACATTGCCAGATTGAGAAATGCAGAGCGTGTTCGAATGCTGTTTTCCGGTCCCGGAGGCGCTGGTTTAATTGATATCCCTTTCACGTTGATCGCGCTGTTTACCATCGTCTTATTGAGTGGTTGGTTAGTTGTTGTGCCTGTCGGTATGCTCGGATTGTACTATCTAATAGCTCGCGGACTGCAAAAATATGCTCAACGAGCCTCCCCTACGCTATCGACTAAACATCAGAACTCTATTAACGAACTAACCAAGCAACTACTCGCGCTAAAAACCAGTGGTAATTACAGTGGTTGGATTGAGAGGTTTATTCGCCAAACTCGTATCAACTGTCAACAAAACTTTGCCTATGCAAAAAGAAATGGCCTAAACCAAGCTGTTAGCCACGGACTAAGCCTGATGACGGCCTTGGTTACGGTATTTACAGGTATATTTCTAGTATTAGATCAAAGTATTACGGCTGGCGCATTGATAGCCAGCACGATGTTGATTTGGCGGATCACCGGCCCTGCCCAGCTCGCTTTCGCATCATTACCCAAAATGGCCATGCTGAAAAGTGCTTCACAACAGTTTGATAACTTCATGAAAGTGAAAACTGAAAATAATGAATTACGACTAGAGATCCCAGACAGTTCGGGTCCCCCGTCATTGAAATTTCAGCATGTCACACTGCGATTCAGCGCAACGCAAGAGCCAGTCTTATCGAGTATTGATTTCGAAATATGCCCCGGTGAAGTGGCAGTTGTTATCGGACCAAATCAAGCTGGTAAATCAACATTGTTACAGGCTGCTCTTGGCGTTATCGAACCACAATCAGGTTTTATAACGATCAATGACAGGAATCTAACCCAGTACGATCCGACCAACTTCAGACACTGGGCTGGGTATGCGCCTGCACAACCAGATCTGTTCCCTGGAACGTTAGCTGATAACTTAAGAATTTCACGTCCCGAAGCCACAGAAGAAGAGTTACAGCAAGCACTGCTAGAAGCAGGCGCCGCCACTCTTTTAGACACTCTAGGTGGCAGCCTAAATCAAGATCTATTCGAACAAGGCTACAGCACGTTAACTGCGATTGAAGGCAGTTATATTAGCTTAGCTAGAGCACTATTAAAACGCTCACCATTGCTGCTTCTCGATGAGCCGATAGCCAATCAAAACCCTCGCGCAAGGCGGCAATTTGTGCACACCCTTGAACAACTAAAAGGGCGTCATACCGTCTTATTTAGCAGCCATGATCCAGAGTTAATAAAACATGCAGACAAAGTGCTGGTGCTAGACAAAGGCTGCTTAGTTTACGCTGGACCTCAACCACAATCACAGCCCGTGCAGGAGGCTTAA
- a CDS encoding NADPH-dependent FMN reductase has translation MRLLIVSGSQRKRSQSAKVAGYLAEKIEGFDQVDHIELCQYQLPFWDGDTLTGKDAELWDSLRQRSQQSDALILITPEWGGMASPLIRNFLLMSSLEDTAHKPVMLVSVVSGINGAYPIAELRMNALKNLKLVPVPDHLIVRNVGECLNGNEVNGKRDQQLRQRIDYHLHMLHQYAQALLPLRHSYQHSPHPQQADFAYGM, from the coding sequence ATGAGATTATTGATTGTCAGCGGTAGCCAAAGAAAACGCTCACAAAGCGCCAAGGTGGCAGGCTATTTGGCTGAAAAGATAGAAGGCTTTGATCAGGTAGACCACATTGAGCTGTGCCAATACCAACTACCATTCTGGGACGGTGACACATTGACTGGCAAGGACGCAGAGTTATGGGACTCGCTTCGGCAACGCAGCCAACAATCTGATGCATTGATATTGATTACCCCTGAATGGGGTGGCATGGCCTCACCGCTTATTCGTAACTTCCTATTGATGAGTTCACTGGAAGATACCGCCCACAAACCCGTGATGTTGGTATCCGTTGTCAGTGGTATTAACGGCGCCTACCCCATCGCTGAGTTGCGCATGAATGCACTGAAAAATCTCAAGCTGGTTCCGGTGCCAGACCACCTTATCGTCAGAAATGTAGGCGAATGCCTTAATGGCAATGAAGTTAACGGCAAGCGTGATCAGCAACTCAGGCAACGGATCGATTACCACCTGCATATGCTGCATCAGTATGCTCAGGCACTATTGCCGCTGCGTCACTCTTATCAACACAGTCCCCATCCACAGCAAGCTGATTTTGCTTATGGCATGTAA
- a CDS encoding putative signal transducing protein: MTGSVVVAIFDFPYEAQIARDNLELSGIPAVVANEHVASMQLGNSAGGIRLLVLAEHLERARLVLASDHSKDVSDELGEKEEQVVVSATTDVEVNYVALAESSSSASTLVKKQSLESMRCLAVRPERIVWQPLSGTRTSERSHRMQLTVGDNIGFRTTISAYLVSFLPLLIGVVLVIALSHKPIRSLSIETSQWISYAFFILLLFISWQTLMDKITTPDFDLKGARFIQNHRVWWWPWRVRKESFAYRRYSCFAVY, from the coding sequence ATGACGGGATCTGTTGTTGTCGCAATTTTTGATTTTCCCTATGAAGCACAAATTGCGCGGGACAATTTGGAACTTTCAGGGATACCTGCGGTGGTTGCCAATGAGCATGTAGCCAGTATGCAGCTAGGTAATTCTGCCGGTGGCATCAGGCTGTTGGTGCTTGCCGAGCATCTGGAACGAGCTAGATTAGTCCTGGCCAGTGACCACTCAAAAGATGTTTCGGACGAGTTAGGCGAAAAGGAAGAGCAGGTAGTTGTCAGTGCCACTACTGATGTTGAAGTTAATTACGTCGCGCTGGCAGAGAGTTCAAGCTCTGCATCCACCTTGGTTAAAAAGCAGAGTCTTGAGAGTATGCGCTGTTTAGCTGTCCGCCCTGAGCGTATAGTCTGGCAGCCGCTTTCTGGTACTCGAACAAGCGAAAGAAGCCACCGAATGCAGTTGACTGTTGGTGATAATATCGGTTTTCGGACGACCATCTCCGCTTATCTGGTCTCTTTTTTACCTCTGCTTATCGGGGTTGTGCTGGTTATCGCGTTAAGCCATAAACCTATCCGATCTCTCTCCATTGAGACGAGTCAATGGATCTCATATGCATTTTTCATCTTGCTTTTGTTTATCTCCTGGCAGACGCTAATGGATAAAATAACCACGCCCGATTTCGATTTAAAGGGGGCGCGTTTTATCCAAAATCATAGAGTGTGGTGGTGGCCTTGGCGGGTGAGGAAAGAGAGCTTTGCATATCGCAGATATTCTTGCTTTGCTGTGTATTGA